In the genome of Deltaproteobacteria bacterium, one region contains:
- the orn gene encoding oligoribonuclease, protein MKKSILAWLDLEMTGLCPENCVIVQLAMILTDTELKEIASPLEINIWQPESILAEMSPFVRNMHEKSGLLAAVRNSQVSVADAEKKALELLSKHAQFRTARLCGNSIWQDRRFLVNHMPLLEGYLHYRQIDVSSIKELAGFWLGTKYEKPEDGKHTALHDVRQSIAELNFYRQQVFVKPSL, encoded by the coding sequence ATGAAAAAATCCATTCTTGCATGGTTAGACCTTGAAATGACCGGCCTTTGCCCCGAGAATTGTGTCATTGTGCAGTTAGCGATGATTCTTACCGATACTGAATTAAAAGAAATTGCGTCACCTCTTGAAATTAATATTTGGCAACCAGAATCAATATTGGCTGAAATGAGTCCTTTTGTTCGCAATATGCATGAAAAATCAGGCCTATTAGCAGCAGTACGTAATTCGCAGGTTAGTGTGGCTGATGCAGAGAAAAAAGCCTTAGAATTGCTAAGCAAGCATGCACAATTTCGTACGGCACGCTTATGTGGTAATTCGATCTGGCAAGACCGACGATTTTTGGTAAATCATATGCCGCTATTAGAAGGTTATTTGCACTATCGCCAAATCGATGTTTCAAGTATTAAAGAGCTAGCTGGTTTTTGGTTGGGTACAAAGTATGAAAAACCTGAAGATGGTAAACATACAGCACTACATGATGTGCGCCAATCCATTGCAGAACTTAATTTTTATCGCCAACAGGTATTTGTTAAACCTAGTTTATGA
- a CDS encoding PspA/IM30 family protein has product MAGFFTRLGNLWRGFWGLWISDVEKDHPEIAYENAINGMIEKYSQLKKATAAIIRRREDLEQRLAVHTKDLVQVDADLNTAVETNQDDLALVLIQKKNQLETTVAELKGELEIASTDAENAKSSLIQVQVEIKKLKAEKDVMLAKMASAKARLRIQEQLEGFSIDAEVKALDNVRENINNIAAQAKLGAELADSSLDTRLQKLRQQSGDAAAKQQLEQLKAAAAQKKAQSQRTM; this is encoded by the coding sequence ATGGCTGGTTTTTTTACGCGCCTTGGTAATTTATGGAGAGGATTTTGGGGCCTTTGGATATCAGATGTTGAAAAAGACCACCCAGAAATTGCCTATGAAAATGCCATTAATGGCATGATCGAAAAGTATTCACAGCTTAAAAAAGCAACTGCAGCAATAATTCGCCGACGCGAAGATTTAGAGCAACGTCTAGCGGTGCATACTAAAGATTTGGTACAAGTAGATGCTGATCTAAACACCGCAGTAGAAACCAACCAAGATGATTTAGCACTGGTGCTTATTCAAAAGAAGAACCAACTTGAAACTACGGTGGCTGAATTAAAGGGTGAGCTTGAAATTGCCAGCACTGATGCTGAAAACGCCAAATCATCATTGATTCAAGTGCAGGTTGAAATTAAAAAACTTAAAGCTGAAAAAGATGTTATGCTTGCCAAAATGGCATCAGCCAAAGCACGTTTACGTATTCAAGAACAACTCGAAGGTTTTTCTATTGATGCTGAGGTTAAGGCCCTCGATAATGTTCGCGAAAATATTAACAATATAGCCGCGCAAGCAAAGCTTGGGGCTGAGTTGGCTGATAGCTCACTTGATACACGCTTGCAAAAATTACGTCAGCAATCCGGTGATGCCGCAGCTAAACAACAATTAGAACAACTTAAAGCGGCAGCGGCGCAAAAGAAGGCACAGTCGCAGCGTACTATGTAG